The following proteins are co-located in the Phragmites australis chromosome 10, lpPhrAust1.1, whole genome shotgun sequence genome:
- the LOC133930864 gene encoding GDSL esterase/lipase APG-like: MAPRDSRSPALMQVRCLLVLALFLLVATYGGEAQPLVPAVMTFGDSSVDVGNNDYLHTIIKANFPPYGRDFKNHVATGRFCNGKLATDITAETLGFTSYAPAYLSPQASGQNLLVGANFASAGSGYYDHTALLYHAIPLSQQLEYFKEYQSKLAAVAGSSQAQSIIAGSLYIISAGASDFIQNYYINPLLFKTQTVDQFSDRLVGIFSNTVSQLYGMGARRIGVTSLPPLGCLPAAITLFGHGSNGCVSRLNSDSRSFNWKMNATVGTLSSRYPDLKIAVFDIYTPLYDLATSPGSQGFTESRRGCCGTGTVETTVLLCNPKSIGTCPNATTYVFWDAVHPSEAANQVIADSLITEGLILVT; this comes from the exons ATGGCACCAAGGGATAGCCGTAGTCCGGCTCTGATGCAGGTGAGGTGCTTGCTGGTCTTGGCGCTCTTCCTTCTGGTGGCGACATATGGCGGTGAAGCCCAGCCGCTGGTGCCGGCGGTCATGACGTTCGGCGACTCGTCGGTCGACGTCGGGAACAATGACTACCTCCACACCATCATCAAGGCGAACTTCCCTCCCTACGGCAGGGACTTCAAGAACCATGTGGCCACAGGAAGGTTCTGCAACGGCAAGCTGGCTACCGACATCACTG CTGAGACGTTGGGGTTCACTAGCTATGCCCCAGCATATCTGAGCCCACAGGCGTCAGGGCAGAACCTTCTGGTCGGAGCCAACTTCGCATCTGCAGGATCTGGGTACTACGACCACACGGCACTTTTGTAT CACGCAATCCCTTTGTCCCAACAACTGGAGTACTTCAAGGAGTACCAGTCTAAGCTGGCCGCGGTGGCCGGAAGCAGCCAGGCTCAGTCGATCATCGCCGGCTCGCTGTACATCATCAGCGCCGGTGCAAGTGACTTCATCCAGAACTACTACATCAACCCTCTGCTCTTCAAGACCCAGACCGTCGACCAGTTCTCCGACCGCCTCGTCGGCATCTTCAGCAACACCGTGTCG CAACTGTACGGCATGGGAGCCCGGCGCATCGGCGTGACGTCGTTGCCGCCGCTGGGCTGCCTCCCGGCGGCCATCACGCTGTTCGGCCACGGGAGCAACGGGTGCGTGTCGCGGCTCAACAGCGACTCCCGGAGCTTCAACTGGAAGATGAACGCCACCGTCGGCACGCTGTCTAGCCGGTACCCTGATCTCAAGATCGCGGTGTTCGACATCTACACGCCCCTGTACGACCTCGCCACCTCTCCTGGATCACAAG GCTTCACGGAGTCGAGACGGGGATGCTGCGGGACGGGCACGGTGGAGACGACGGTGCTCCTCTGCAACCCCAAGTCGATCGGGACGTGCCCGAACGCGACGACGTACGTGTTCTGGGACGCCGTCCACCCGTCGGAGGCGGCCAACCAAGTGATCGCCGACTCGCTCATCACCGAGGGCTTGATCTTGGTTACATAA